In one window of Ptiloglossa arizonensis isolate GNS036 chromosome 5, iyPtiAriz1_principal, whole genome shotgun sequence DNA:
- the LOC143147277 gene encoding uncharacterized protein LOC143147277, producing the protein MHWPEDDEYSSIFPKRYSILMAEEPSLPIIYYRSQNSLSSSENTERTSMSCPPKKRVYARHEFKKA; encoded by the exons ATGCACTGGCCGGAAGACGACGAGTACAGTTCCATTTTTCCCAAGAGATATTCCATACTGATGGCGGAAGAACCTTCATTGCCAATTATATATTACCGATCTCAAAATTCCTTATCGA GCAGTGAGAACACTGAGAGGACTTCTATGTCTTGCCCTCCTAAGAAAAGGGTGTATGCAAGACACGAATTTAAAAAGGCATGA
- the LOC143147273 gene encoding sorting nexin-7, producing the protein MMTSSETEVESLGEKGTENSAILEVSTIAVGGIFKQESRDADFLSNCSNSVEGSVIASPSIDSFSTLPEQEISDFQLDSRDLQVKVDNPQKHLETLETYITFRIRTRSTRPEFEEGEYIVRRRYNDFIWLRQKLVDSYPTHIIPPMPGKHTLLAQLDRYSKEFIIARMKLLHVFLNRVVNHPILSCDKNLHIFLTTKPAEFLVHRKNRANVLVKMTDSLQNIASTYTMKQRQFEFEQIRDYCTALSEKLGTIDKINHCIHKERQDYLLELHQLHPIFTLWATSEPELAPILLAIAKAIECNTMAHQKLLESVPNEEREYISYIDAVKSALSRRDSMQIKYEMTVEDLAKKRLEKDQLMGLTSGTTSTQNWGGSLWKAESRDEKLERLGQAIPRLAKQAEVLQDRVECANENLRSDLQRWNVEKQMDLKNMLISTADRQIRHYQQCMNAWDEVLTGLKLDGIVSDVNVGPPMKIPV; encoded by the exons ATGATGACTTCTTCGGAAACCGAGGTAGAAAGCTTAGGTGAAAAGGGTACGGAAAATTCCGCGATTTTGGAAGTCAGTACAATTGCAGTCGGCGGTATTTTCAAACAGGAAAGCCGTGACGcggattttctttcaaattgcaGCAACTCCGTCGAAGGTTCTGTG ATAGCATCACCTTCcattgatagtttctccactTTACCAGAACAAGAGATATCAGACTTTCAATTAGATTCTCGAGATCTACAAGTAAAAGTGGACAATCCTCAAAAACATCTTGAAACACTTGAAACTTATATTACTTTTCGTATAAGAACAAGA TCCACAAGACCAGAATTTGAAGAGGGTGAATACATTGTTCGAAGACGTTACAATGATTTTATTTGGCTACGACAGAAATTAGTAGATTCATATCCAACACATATTATACCA CCAATGCCTGGGAAACATACATTACTTGCACAGTTAGATCGTTATTCTAAGGAATTTATTATAGCACGTATGAAACTGTTACATGTATTTCTTAATAGAGTTGTTAACCATCCAATTCTTAGCTGTGACAAAAACTTGCATATTTTTTTGACCACTAAGCCTGCT GAATTCCTTGTACATCGTAAAAATCGGGCAAATGTTCTGGTTAAAATGACTGATTCTTTACAAAATATAGCGAGCACATATACCATGAAACAACGTCAGTTTGAATTTGAGCAAATTCGAGATTATTGTACAGCTCTTAGTGAGAAATTGGGAACTATAGATAAAATAAATCATTGTATACATAAGGAGAGACAAG ACTATTTACTTGAATTGCATCAACTGCATCCAATATTTACCTTATGGGCAACTTCTGAACCTGAACTTGCTCCTATTCTACTGGCAATTGCTAAAGCAATAGAATGTAATACAATGGCTCATCAAAAGCTTTTAGAAAGTGTACCAAATGAAGAGCGCGAGTATATTTCATATATAGACGCAGTCAAGAGTGCGTTATCTCGGCGCGATTCAatgcaaataaaatatgaaatgacTGTTGAAGACTTAGCAAAGAAAAGACTAGAAAAAGATCAG ctAATGGGTTTGACAAGTGGTACAACATCAACACAAAATTGGGGTGGATCGCTTTGGAAGGCGGAATCTCGCGATGAAAAACTGGAAAGACTTGGTCAGGCAATACCACGATTAGCTAAACAAGCAGAAGTGTTGCAAGATCGCGTAGAATGTGCTAACGAAAATTTGCGCAGCGATTTACAAAGATGGAACGTGGAGAAGCAAATGGACTTGAAAAATATGTTGATTTCAACTGCAGATCGACAAATCCGGCATTACCAACAGTGTATGAATGCATGGGACGAAGTTCTTACTGGTTTAAAGTTAGATGGAATAGTATCTGATGTTAATGTAGGACCACCTATGAAAATACCTGTTTGA
- the LOC143147267 gene encoding uncharacterized protein LOC143147267 isoform X1, giving the protein MADASSSDTTSDCCNEWFSDITSERSESVIVGQKPCLSHRRSKRHFLQKLFLREIRGCLSAHNYASEERLFATVPSWRHLPLLHVIPKSALEAGHIVMGLTQCGQFLLTYTYTLDVSGNTSLYKYLLHWWAFTPNHVARKVAEVTLFGNYTIYRELSIVISQWPMERNKLVIHGLCTNWLHLQPTDRAYLTITTVPSLENCKDCLKVAASYEEEGEELAANWDGCVRCNCLQHGLTVHTTYEVISPYPRFRATVCLNYWNHVVVNTGNFLHVLRVDLDIPKSKNQKTCDKQDTVIPDTVPLDMSDIEELDYSKVERYESSDEKVGTPECAVDQSPRFESSIEHDFLEESIKVDDKLARDPSNTSSSNQNDYVCDINKSADAVSVKSCECSDTVEYKCRNASPVSRTEQQAISVRDKILQDFCEDMSQELNIGSDLITLVKHPSCSPRSTPQRLPSDLRTTTWSSPILTPPSDILKTRNSESSHKITRNQRSNSPQPGASEDNNVISVNSPLHSVSMSPSSSCSSRLMSPPVTRSFRHPSPRKRSNLHSPPPSVNSTQSRTRATHKLILEAEKAYEFTDETQETCEKLSSFRKRRLADKKYEFCDETEDAENIVPFKHIRDQFKHRGCSIHQIPSSPTMSPVLPNGRKHWVDSDQSETDDFSFSQDIGVSNDLIVDSAEKNVLRPLNQNQLPNGGINRDRLGKYSLNTSPLVPKINLQYPTIKCTAHFKRSYIELDDEMISVITDVEDEETGGYVSYQCVLPMHVHGSGYVQMQMISNSKAEKLIVPCVSINQLSFDIETFSHHIADWICMRFKKRYWHCSDYDIEIIDICALSGDIICLLIMKIQASEISSQTQCSQERKQYEVGCKFTWNIDTSQYRITDVLPMEEVKPESWKPNCMNVPNFRSPLWNPTRRLAPKLREKIQQPYAHTVRFLHNEMTLAGESITRLYDLDNLVEFYITPMPNYPSIE; this is encoded by the exons ATGGCGGACGCATCGTCTTCCGACACTACCTCAGATTGTTGCAATGAATGGTTCTCTGATATTACCTCTGAACGGTCAGAATCCGTTATAGTAGGCCAGAAGCCGTGTCTATCCCACCGTCGCAGTAAAAGACATTTCTTACAGAAGCTATTTTTAAGAGAG ATCAGAGGTTGTTTATCAGCACACAATTATGCATCAGAGGAAAGACTATTTGCTACTGTACCTTCATGGAGACATTTACCGCTTTTACATGTAATCCCAAAATCTGCGTTAGAAGCAGG GCACATTGTAATGGGATTGACACAGTGTGGTCAGTTTTTActtacatatacatacacactgGATGTGAGTGGCAATACTTCTTTATATAAATACTTGTTACATTGGTGGGCTTTCACTCCAAATCATGTTGCACGTAAAGTTGCGGAAGTCACACTTTTTGGTAATTACACTATCTACAGAGAACTTAGTATTGTTATATCTCAATGGCCAATGGAGCGAAACAAGCTAGTAATACATGGCCTATG TACAAATTGGTTGCATCTTCAGCCAACAGATAGAGCATAtttaacaataactacagtaccATCTCTCGAGAACTGTAAAGATTGTTTGAAAGTTGCTGCATCCTatgaagaagaaggtgaag AGTTAGCTGCAAATTGGGATGGTTGTGTGCGGTGTAATTGTCTTCAACATGGACTCACTGTTCATACAACCTACGAAGTAATTTCCCCATATCCTAGGTTCCGAGCTACCGTCTGTTTGAATTATTGGAATCATGTAGTAGTTAACACAGGAAACTTTTTACATGTACTCAGGGTGGACTTGGACATTCCAAAGTCCAAAAATCAGAAAACTTGTGATAAACAGGACACTGTCATTCCTGACACAGTGCCATTAGATATGAGTGACATTGAGGAATTGGATTATTCGAAGGTGGAACGTTATGAAAGTTCAGATGAGAAAGTAGGTACACCCGAGTGCGCGGTCGACCAATCTCCGAGATTCGAATCGAGTATAGAACATGACTTTCTAGAAGAATCAATTAAAGTAGATGATAAGTTAGCTCGTGATCCATCGAATACCTCAAGCAGTAATCAAAACGACTATGTCTGTGATATAAATAAATCTGCTGATGCTGTAAGTGTTAAGTCGTGCGAATGTTCGGACACTGTCGAATATAAATGTCGAAACGCGAGTCCGGTGTCTAGGACCGAACAGCAAGCGATATCGGTCAGGGACAAGATCTTGCAGGATTTCTGCGAGGATATGTCTCAGGAACTTAACATTGGTAGTGATCTAATTACTTTAGTGAAGCACCCGTCGTGTTCTCCACGGTCTACGCCGCAAAGGCTTCCCTCTGATCTCAGGACAACTACGTGGTCGTCACCGATCCTCACACCGCCGTCGGACATCTTGAAGACCCGAAATTCGGAATCTAGTCATAAAATCACACGCAATCAACGCTCGAATTCCCCACAACCAGGTGCTTCAGAAGATAACAACGTAATTTCTGTCAATTCTCCGCTTCACTCGGTTTCCATGAGTCCCTCTTCTTCATGTTCTTCGCGTTTGATGTCGCCACCCGTGACACGGTCTTTTCGCCATCCAAGTCCTCGCAAACGGTCTAACCTTCATTCTCCTCCACCTAGCGTGAACTCGACACAATCGAGAACAAGAGCAACGCACAAGCTTATCCTCGAGGCGGAGAAAGCATATGAGTTCACGGATGAAACACAAGAGACCTGTGAGAAGCTTAGTTCTTTTAGAAAACGCAGACTTGCTGACAAGAAATACGAATTTTGCGATGAAACGGAGGACGCGGAGAATATAGTTCCTTTTAAGCACATACGGGATCAGTTCAAACACCGTGGTTGTTCAATACACCAGATACCGTCGTCTCCGACGATGTCACCTGTACTGCCAAATGGTAGGAAGCATTGGGTGGATTCTGATCAAAGCGAAACGGATGATTTTAGTTTTAGTCAAGACATTGGAGTATCAAATGATTTAATTGTGGATTCAG CTGAGAAGAATGTGCTACGTCCATTGAACCAGAATCAACTGCCTAATGGAGGTATAAATAGAGATCGTTTGGGCAAATATTCTTTAAACACTTCTCCATTGGttccaaaaataaatttacagtaTCCTACTATAAAATGCACTGCACACTTCAAGAGAAGCTATATTGAACTTGATGATGAAATGATATCTGTCATCACAGATGTTGAAG ATGAAGAGACAGGAGGATATGTGAGTTATCAATGTGTGCTTCCTATGCATGTCCATGGGTCTGGATATGTCCAAATGCAAATGATCAGCAACAGCAAAGCTGAAAAATTG ATAGTACCTTGTGTATCGATAAATCAGTTAAGTTTTGATATTGAAACATTCTCTCATCATATTGCTGACTGGATTTGTATGAGATTTAAAAAGAGATATTGGCATTGCAGCGATTATGATATTGAAATAATAGACATATGCGCATTAAGTGGTGATATTATTTGTTTATTGATTATGAAGATCCAGGCTAGCGAAATTAGTAGTCAAACTCAGTG TTCTcaagaaagaaaacaatacgAAGTGGGGTGCAAATTTACATGGAATATTGACACAAGTCAATATAGAATAACAGACGTATTGCCGATGGAAGAAGTAAAACCAGAATCTTGGAAACCAAACTGTATGAACGTTCCGAATTTTCGGAGTCCGTTATGGAATCCAACTCGACGTTTAGCACCAAAGTTAAGAGAAAAGATACAACAACCATATGCGCACACAGTACGGTTTTTGCATAATGAAATGACTTTAGCAG gtGAATCTATAACTAGATTGTATGATTTGGATAATTTGGTGGAATTCTATATAACACCAATGCCAAATTATCCTTCGATCGAATAA
- the LOC143147267 gene encoding uncharacterized protein LOC143147267 isoform X2 yields the protein MADASSSDTTSDCCNEWFSDITSERSESVIVGQKPCLSHRRSKRHFLQKLFLREIRGCLSAHNYASEERLFATVPSWRHLPLLHVIPKSALEAGHIVMGLTQCGQFLLTYTYTLDVSGNTSLYKYLLHWWAFTPNHVARKVAEVTLFGNYTIYRELSIVISQWPMERNKLVIHGLCTNWLHLQPTDRAYLTITTVPSLENCKDCLKVAASYEEEELAANWDGCVRCNCLQHGLTVHTTYEVISPYPRFRATVCLNYWNHVVVNTGNFLHVLRVDLDIPKSKNQKTCDKQDTVIPDTVPLDMSDIEELDYSKVERYESSDEKVGTPECAVDQSPRFESSIEHDFLEESIKVDDKLARDPSNTSSSNQNDYVCDINKSADAVSVKSCECSDTVEYKCRNASPVSRTEQQAISVRDKILQDFCEDMSQELNIGSDLITLVKHPSCSPRSTPQRLPSDLRTTTWSSPILTPPSDILKTRNSESSHKITRNQRSNSPQPGASEDNNVISVNSPLHSVSMSPSSSCSSRLMSPPVTRSFRHPSPRKRSNLHSPPPSVNSTQSRTRATHKLILEAEKAYEFTDETQETCEKLSSFRKRRLADKKYEFCDETEDAENIVPFKHIRDQFKHRGCSIHQIPSSPTMSPVLPNGRKHWVDSDQSETDDFSFSQDIGVSNDLIVDSAEKNVLRPLNQNQLPNGGINRDRLGKYSLNTSPLVPKINLQYPTIKCTAHFKRSYIELDDEMISVITDVEDEETGGYVSYQCVLPMHVHGSGYVQMQMISNSKAEKLIVPCVSINQLSFDIETFSHHIADWICMRFKKRYWHCSDYDIEIIDICALSGDIICLLIMKIQASEISSQTQCSQERKQYEVGCKFTWNIDTSQYRITDVLPMEEVKPESWKPNCMNVPNFRSPLWNPTRRLAPKLREKIQQPYAHTVRFLHNEMTLAGESITRLYDLDNLVEFYITPMPNYPSIE from the exons ATGGCGGACGCATCGTCTTCCGACACTACCTCAGATTGTTGCAATGAATGGTTCTCTGATATTACCTCTGAACGGTCAGAATCCGTTATAGTAGGCCAGAAGCCGTGTCTATCCCACCGTCGCAGTAAAAGACATTTCTTACAGAAGCTATTTTTAAGAGAG ATCAGAGGTTGTTTATCAGCACACAATTATGCATCAGAGGAAAGACTATTTGCTACTGTACCTTCATGGAGACATTTACCGCTTTTACATGTAATCCCAAAATCTGCGTTAGAAGCAGG GCACATTGTAATGGGATTGACACAGTGTGGTCAGTTTTTActtacatatacatacacactgGATGTGAGTGGCAATACTTCTTTATATAAATACTTGTTACATTGGTGGGCTTTCACTCCAAATCATGTTGCACGTAAAGTTGCGGAAGTCACACTTTTTGGTAATTACACTATCTACAGAGAACTTAGTATTGTTATATCTCAATGGCCAATGGAGCGAAACAAGCTAGTAATACATGGCCTATG TACAAATTGGTTGCATCTTCAGCCAACAGATAGAGCATAtttaacaataactacagtaccATCTCTCGAGAACTGTAAAGATTGTTTGAAAGTTGCTGCATCCTatgaagaagaag AGTTAGCTGCAAATTGGGATGGTTGTGTGCGGTGTAATTGTCTTCAACATGGACTCACTGTTCATACAACCTACGAAGTAATTTCCCCATATCCTAGGTTCCGAGCTACCGTCTGTTTGAATTATTGGAATCATGTAGTAGTTAACACAGGAAACTTTTTACATGTACTCAGGGTGGACTTGGACATTCCAAAGTCCAAAAATCAGAAAACTTGTGATAAACAGGACACTGTCATTCCTGACACAGTGCCATTAGATATGAGTGACATTGAGGAATTGGATTATTCGAAGGTGGAACGTTATGAAAGTTCAGATGAGAAAGTAGGTACACCCGAGTGCGCGGTCGACCAATCTCCGAGATTCGAATCGAGTATAGAACATGACTTTCTAGAAGAATCAATTAAAGTAGATGATAAGTTAGCTCGTGATCCATCGAATACCTCAAGCAGTAATCAAAACGACTATGTCTGTGATATAAATAAATCTGCTGATGCTGTAAGTGTTAAGTCGTGCGAATGTTCGGACACTGTCGAATATAAATGTCGAAACGCGAGTCCGGTGTCTAGGACCGAACAGCAAGCGATATCGGTCAGGGACAAGATCTTGCAGGATTTCTGCGAGGATATGTCTCAGGAACTTAACATTGGTAGTGATCTAATTACTTTAGTGAAGCACCCGTCGTGTTCTCCACGGTCTACGCCGCAAAGGCTTCCCTCTGATCTCAGGACAACTACGTGGTCGTCACCGATCCTCACACCGCCGTCGGACATCTTGAAGACCCGAAATTCGGAATCTAGTCATAAAATCACACGCAATCAACGCTCGAATTCCCCACAACCAGGTGCTTCAGAAGATAACAACGTAATTTCTGTCAATTCTCCGCTTCACTCGGTTTCCATGAGTCCCTCTTCTTCATGTTCTTCGCGTTTGATGTCGCCACCCGTGACACGGTCTTTTCGCCATCCAAGTCCTCGCAAACGGTCTAACCTTCATTCTCCTCCACCTAGCGTGAACTCGACACAATCGAGAACAAGAGCAACGCACAAGCTTATCCTCGAGGCGGAGAAAGCATATGAGTTCACGGATGAAACACAAGAGACCTGTGAGAAGCTTAGTTCTTTTAGAAAACGCAGACTTGCTGACAAGAAATACGAATTTTGCGATGAAACGGAGGACGCGGAGAATATAGTTCCTTTTAAGCACATACGGGATCAGTTCAAACACCGTGGTTGTTCAATACACCAGATACCGTCGTCTCCGACGATGTCACCTGTACTGCCAAATGGTAGGAAGCATTGGGTGGATTCTGATCAAAGCGAAACGGATGATTTTAGTTTTAGTCAAGACATTGGAGTATCAAATGATTTAATTGTGGATTCAG CTGAGAAGAATGTGCTACGTCCATTGAACCAGAATCAACTGCCTAATGGAGGTATAAATAGAGATCGTTTGGGCAAATATTCTTTAAACACTTCTCCATTGGttccaaaaataaatttacagtaTCCTACTATAAAATGCACTGCACACTTCAAGAGAAGCTATATTGAACTTGATGATGAAATGATATCTGTCATCACAGATGTTGAAG ATGAAGAGACAGGAGGATATGTGAGTTATCAATGTGTGCTTCCTATGCATGTCCATGGGTCTGGATATGTCCAAATGCAAATGATCAGCAACAGCAAAGCTGAAAAATTG ATAGTACCTTGTGTATCGATAAATCAGTTAAGTTTTGATATTGAAACATTCTCTCATCATATTGCTGACTGGATTTGTATGAGATTTAAAAAGAGATATTGGCATTGCAGCGATTATGATATTGAAATAATAGACATATGCGCATTAAGTGGTGATATTATTTGTTTATTGATTATGAAGATCCAGGCTAGCGAAATTAGTAGTCAAACTCAGTG TTCTcaagaaagaaaacaatacgAAGTGGGGTGCAAATTTACATGGAATATTGACACAAGTCAATATAGAATAACAGACGTATTGCCGATGGAAGAAGTAAAACCAGAATCTTGGAAACCAAACTGTATGAACGTTCCGAATTTTCGGAGTCCGTTATGGAATCCAACTCGACGTTTAGCACCAAAGTTAAGAGAAAAGATACAACAACCATATGCGCACACAGTACGGTTTTTGCATAATGAAATGACTTTAGCAG gtGAATCTATAACTAGATTGTATGATTTGGATAATTTGGTGGAATTCTATATAACACCAATGCCAAATTATCCTTCGATCGAATAA
- the Vps33b gene encoding vacuolar protein sorting 33B isoform X1, with protein sequence MDITLDDRLNVLQQISQRKLVEILDAIPGAKDLVIEQKLMKILDSFVGVSLLKRYGIDKIYKMEQGLKLSNSQRIFLVSSDLISCKKVLDQIQSEISPNIRPHVQLCHHILVTPFVPTVLNTIIEEEGLSGLVTIQTLSWEFIRLDGNVLSLENPIFTDLYYHKDTTLLSAFARNLWSLQLVLGSPKLSLSFGKHSQQILKIIESMTQCLGSSNIENEIGALILMDRSYDLVTPLLTPVTYAGLLHEVIEINVGTATLGKSQTKLDPDKDQIYGEVRDTPCSDVFPILHGKAKSLKSEQDAIHTMKLSEMERYIATRLQKTRDMTRQLAFHISACQLIADTLGSDFQTLQKIEKSILECKERKECLTHIERHIDEHPLRALRLLCLLSIASDGITQNELYSIQKLHLHAHGYKHIPLMYKLQSIGLLKCRTENILHKLPNWNSEWNNNAQKLKLLPSYSKQIDQKGRACPSYVFSNAYIPVIAQVLNVIISQERDSKNFEELANLTNCIISGRRGPLLPKMVVICIIGGITYAEIAACRFIERSTGIRLVLASDSITTGNKILETVQEI encoded by the exons ATGGATATCACGTTGGATGATAGATTAAACGTACTACAACAAATAAGTCAACGAAAACTTGTTGAAATATTGGACGCGATTCCTGGGGCAAAAGACCTGGTGATAGAACAGAAACTTATGAAAATTCTGGATAGCTTTGTAGGAGTTTCTTTACTGAA ACGTTATGGGAttgacaaaatttataaaatggaGCAAGGTTTAAAGCTTTCAAACTCTCAACGTATATTTCTAGTCTCAAGTGACTTGATCTCTTGTAAGAAGGTATTAGATCAAATAcaatcagaaatttctccaaaTATCAGACCACATGTACAACTGTGCCATCATATTTTAGTCACTCCATTTGTACCAACAGTTTTAAACACAATTATTGAAGAAGAGG GCTTATCTGGATTAGTCACTATACAAACATTATCATGGGAATTCATAAGATTAGATGGCAATGTCTTATCTTTAGAAAATCCTATATTTACTGATCTTTATTATCACAAAGATACTACCCTACTGTCAGCATTTGCGCGCAATTTATGGTCACTGCAACTTGTACTTGGCTCACCCAAACTTTCCCTTTCATTTGGCAAACATAGTCAACAAATACTCAAGATTATAGAATCTATGACACAGTGTTTGGGTTCATCaaatatagaaaatgaaataGGAGctttaattttgatggataGGAGTTATGATTTAGTTACACCACTTTTAACTCCTGTAACATATGCTGGGTTATTGCACGAAGTTATAGAAATAAATGTTGGTACAGCCACTTTGGGCAAATCTCAAACCAAATTAGATCCAGACAAAGATCAAATTTATGGAGAAGTAAGAGACACACCATGCAGTGATGTTTTTCCCATTTTACATGGGAAGGCTAAATCTCTAAAAT CTGAACAGGATGCTATACACACAATGAAGTTGTCTGAAATGGAACGATATATAGCAACAAGATTGCAGAAAACAAGGGATATGACGCGTCAACTGGCTTTTCATATTTCTGCTTGTCAACTTATTGCTGATACATTAGGTTCTGACTTTCAAACCTTACAGAAAATAGAGAAGTCTATACTTGAatgcaaagaaagaaaagagtgcTTAACCCATATTGAAAGACACATAG ATGAACATCCACTGAGAGCTTTACGTTTATTATGTTTATTGTCTATTGCAAGTGACGGTATCACTCAAAATGAACTATATTCTATTCAGAAGCTTCATCTTCATGCACATGGTTATAAACATATACCATTAATGTATAAGTTACAAAGCATAGGTCTACTAAAGTGTAGAacagaaaatattttgcataaaTTACCAAACTGGAATAGCGAGTGGAACAACAATGcacaaaaattgaaacttttgcCAAGTTATTCCAAACAAATAGATCAGAAAGGACGTGCATGTCCCAGTTATGTATTCAGTAATGCTTACATTCCTGTAATT GCTCAAGTATTAAATGTTATTATAAGTCAAGAAAGGGACTCAAAGAATTTCGAAGAACTAGCAAATTTAACAAACTGCATTATAAGTGGTCGCCGGGGTCCGTTATTGCCGAAGATGGTGGTGATATGTATCATAGGCGGTATCACCTATGCTGAAATAGCTGCTTGTAGATTTATAGAAAGGTCGACTGGAATTCGACTGGTTCTTGCATCCGATAGCATAACCACAGGCAACAAAATACTCGAAACGGTGCAagaaatataa
- the Vps33b gene encoding vacuolar protein sorting 33B isoform X2, protein MEQGLKLSNSQRIFLVSSDLISCKKVLDQIQSEISPNIRPHVQLCHHILVTPFVPTVLNTIIEEEGLSGLVTIQTLSWEFIRLDGNVLSLENPIFTDLYYHKDTTLLSAFARNLWSLQLVLGSPKLSLSFGKHSQQILKIIESMTQCLGSSNIENEIGALILMDRSYDLVTPLLTPVTYAGLLHEVIEINVGTATLGKSQTKLDPDKDQIYGEVRDTPCSDVFPILHGKAKSLKSEQDAIHTMKLSEMERYIATRLQKTRDMTRQLAFHISACQLIADTLGSDFQTLQKIEKSILECKERKECLTHIERHIDEHPLRALRLLCLLSIASDGITQNELYSIQKLHLHAHGYKHIPLMYKLQSIGLLKCRTENILHKLPNWNSEWNNNAQKLKLLPSYSKQIDQKGRACPSYVFSNAYIPVIAQVLNVIISQERDSKNFEELANLTNCIISGRRGPLLPKMVVICIIGGITYAEIAACRFIERSTGIRLVLASDSITTGNKILETVQEI, encoded by the exons atggaGCAAGGTTTAAAGCTTTCAAACTCTCAACGTATATTTCTAGTCTCAAGTGACTTGATCTCTTGTAAGAAGGTATTAGATCAAATAcaatcagaaatttctccaaaTATCAGACCACATGTACAACTGTGCCATCATATTTTAGTCACTCCATTTGTACCAACAGTTTTAAACACAATTATTGAAGAAGAGG GCTTATCTGGATTAGTCACTATACAAACATTATCATGGGAATTCATAAGATTAGATGGCAATGTCTTATCTTTAGAAAATCCTATATTTACTGATCTTTATTATCACAAAGATACTACCCTACTGTCAGCATTTGCGCGCAATTTATGGTCACTGCAACTTGTACTTGGCTCACCCAAACTTTCCCTTTCATTTGGCAAACATAGTCAACAAATACTCAAGATTATAGAATCTATGACACAGTGTTTGGGTTCATCaaatatagaaaatgaaataGGAGctttaattttgatggataGGAGTTATGATTTAGTTACACCACTTTTAACTCCTGTAACATATGCTGGGTTATTGCACGAAGTTATAGAAATAAATGTTGGTACAGCCACTTTGGGCAAATCTCAAACCAAATTAGATCCAGACAAAGATCAAATTTATGGAGAAGTAAGAGACACACCATGCAGTGATGTTTTTCCCATTTTACATGGGAAGGCTAAATCTCTAAAAT CTGAACAGGATGCTATACACACAATGAAGTTGTCTGAAATGGAACGATATATAGCAACAAGATTGCAGAAAACAAGGGATATGACGCGTCAACTGGCTTTTCATATTTCTGCTTGTCAACTTATTGCTGATACATTAGGTTCTGACTTTCAAACCTTACAGAAAATAGAGAAGTCTATACTTGAatgcaaagaaagaaaagagtgcTTAACCCATATTGAAAGACACATAG ATGAACATCCACTGAGAGCTTTACGTTTATTATGTTTATTGTCTATTGCAAGTGACGGTATCACTCAAAATGAACTATATTCTATTCAGAAGCTTCATCTTCATGCACATGGTTATAAACATATACCATTAATGTATAAGTTACAAAGCATAGGTCTACTAAAGTGTAGAacagaaaatattttgcataaaTTACCAAACTGGAATAGCGAGTGGAACAACAATGcacaaaaattgaaacttttgcCAAGTTATTCCAAACAAATAGATCAGAAAGGACGTGCATGTCCCAGTTATGTATTCAGTAATGCTTACATTCCTGTAATT GCTCAAGTATTAAATGTTATTATAAGTCAAGAAAGGGACTCAAAGAATTTCGAAGAACTAGCAAATTTAACAAACTGCATTATAAGTGGTCGCCGGGGTCCGTTATTGCCGAAGATGGTGGTGATATGTATCATAGGCGGTATCACCTATGCTGAAATAGCTGCTTGTAGATTTATAGAAAGGTCGACTGGAATTCGACTGGTTCTTGCATCCGATAGCATAACCACAGGCAACAAAATACTCGAAACGGTGCAagaaatataa